In Humulus lupulus chromosome 7, drHumLupu1.1, whole genome shotgun sequence, the following are encoded in one genomic region:
- the LOC133791263 gene encoding probable pyridoxal 5'-phosphate synthase subunit PDX1 has translation MADTGVVTVYGNGAIYETAKKSPFSVKVGLAQMLRGGVIMDVVNAEQARIAEEAGACAVMALERVPADIRAQGGVARMSDPQLIKEIKQAVTIPVMAKARIGHFVEAQVLEAIGIDYVDESEVLTLADEDNHINKHNFRIPFVCGCRNLGEALRRIREGAAMIRTKGEAGTGNIIEAVRHVRSVMGDIRVLRNMDDDEVFSFAKKIAAPYDLVMQTKQLGRLPVVQFAAGGVATPADAALMMQLGCDGVFVGSGVFKSGDPARRARAIVQAVTHYSDPDVLAEVSCGLGEAMVGINLNDDKVERYANRSE, from the coding sequence ATGGCAGATACCGGAGTAGTCACCGTCTACGGAAATGGCGCCATATATGAAACGGCAAAGAAATCGCCGTTTTCTGTGAAAGTGGGCCTTGCCCAGATGCTCCGCGGTGGAGTTATCATGGACGTTGTGAACGCTGAGCAGGCCCGCATCGCCGAGGAGGCTGGTGCGTGCGCCGTCATGGCCCTCGAGCGTGTTCCGGCTGATATTCGTGCCCAGGGCGGCGTGGCTCGAATGAGTGACCCACAGCTCATCAAGGAAATCAAGCAGGCTGTGACCATTCCTGTCATGGCCAAGGCCAGAATCGGCCACTTCGTTGAGGCCCAAGTCCTCGAGGCCATCGGAATCGACTACGTCGATGAGAGCGAGGTCCTCACCCTCGCCGACGAGGATAACCACATCAACAAGCACAACTTCCGGATCCCCTTCGTCTGCGGCTGCCGCAACCTCGGAGAGGCCCTCCGCCGTATCCGTGAGGGCGCTGCCATGATCCGAACCAAGGGTGAGGCCGGAACCGGGAACATCATCGAGGCCGTTAGGCACGTCAGGTCCGTCATGGGTGATATCAGAGTTTTGAGGAACATGGATGACGACGAGGTCTTCTCCTTCGCCAAAAAGATAGCAGCCCCATACGACCTCGTGATGCAGACCAAGCAGCTGGGCAGGCTACCCGTGGTGCAATTCGCCGCTGGAGGCGTGGCCACACCGGCAGACGCCGCGCTCATGATGCAATTGGGCTGCGACGGTGTCTTCGTGGGCTCGGGGGTTTTCAAGAGCGGCGACCCAGCCCGCCGTGCCCGTGCCATTGTGCAGGCCGTGACCCACTACAGTGACCCGGATGTGCTCGCTGAAGTAAGCTGTGGGCTGGGCGAGGCCATGGTGGGGATTAATCTCAATGATGACAAGGTCGAGAGGTATGCTAATCGTTCCGAGTAA